The sequence below is a genomic window from Arthrobacter sp. Soc17.1.1.1.
CAACAAGAACTACATCGCCGGCGACGGGTCCGTTGCCGAATACTCACCCGAGAACCGAGGCGACCCGGTCAGTCTGGAGGGCACGCTCTTCGATGGAACACTCATCAGTCAAGACGACTGGGCAGGTGAGGTCGTGGTTTTGAACTTCTGGTACGCAGCCTGCGCACCCTGCCGCACCGAAGCCCCCACACTGAACACTGTCCACGAGCAATTCAAAGACCAAGGAGTGCGCTTCTACGGCGTCAACGTACGCGATGAGAAAGCTACAGCCGAGGCATTCGAACGGAACTTCGAAGTCACGTACCCGAGCTTCGATGACCGGGACGGAGGCATTTTGCTGAATCTCACCCAGTACGTCCCTCCCCAAGCCGTACCCACAACCTTGATCCTGGACCGGCAAGGCAGGGTATCGGCGCGCATCCTCGGCTTGGCCGAAGAAACTACCCTCACGACCCTGATCGAAGACGTAGCGACATCGATCTCACCGCCTACCAGTTCCGAGACACGCAGTTCGTCCTGATTACCCTGCCCAACAAGACGCCGCATAGGCCCCGTCGAGCTTCCTCTGTGACACGAGCACGGAATATGAAGCCAGCGGCACGGCACCATCTGAGGGACGCGAAACACGAAGGAATTTGCCATTCGCCGCGGCAATCCCCACTACCGCCCCGCTCACGGTCACCGCGCGT
It includes:
- a CDS encoding TlpA family protein disulfide reductase — encoded protein: MYDTPRPNPTPSRMSHRFGVLLVAASLALTGCTATDSLAQQAEAGDNKNYIAGDGSVAEYSPENRGDPVSLEGTLFDGTLISQDDWAGEVVVLNFWYAACAPCRTEAPTLNTVHEQFKDQGVRFYGVNVRDEKATAEAFERNFEVTYPSFDDRDGGILLNLTQYVPPQAVPTTLILDRQGRVSARILGLAEETTLTTLIEDVATSISPPTSSETRSSS